In Lysobacter sp. FW306-1B-D06B, the sequence AGCGCACGCCCTCGGCATCCACGCCCGCCTGCAACCAGGGCATGACCGGCTGCGCCCAGCTGAGGGAGGCGCGCGGCAGTCGATCGAACGGGAGGTTGAAGTCGCTGAGCGTGTAGTCGGCGAGCTGGTAATGGTCGGCCATCACCGACGCGCTCCAGTAGCGCCCGCGGCCATACACGCCGGCGTCGCTGCGGATCGAATACATCGAGATGCCGTACAGGCTGCTGCTGAAATCCTCGAAGTAATGGGTGTCGCTCACCCAGCCCAGGTTCGTGCTGGCATACCAGGCGCTGTTGATGTTGTGCGTGGCATACAGCGCGAACTGGCCGCGGTTCTTGTCCGGCAGGCTCGAGGAAGGATTGCCGAATTCCGGATTGAGGTAGCGGTCCGGCTCGTTGCGGGGCAGGTCGTCGCTCGGCATCCAGTTGCCGTAGACCTCGCCTTTGCCCTTCTCGTACAGCCAGCGGAACTCTGCGCCGATCAGCCCGCCGCGGTCGCTCATCCAGCGCGGGTAGAGCGTGGCATCGTAGTTCGGCGCCAGGTTGAGGTAGACCGGCTGCCGGTAGTCGAAGCCGTTGCGTCCGGACAGGGCCAACTGCGGATAGAGCAGGCCGGTGCGACGACGATCGTCGATCGGGAACGTAAACCAGGGCACGTACAGCACCGGCACCCGGCCGATGCGCACAGTGGCGTTCTTCGCCACGCCCATGCCTTCGGCGGTGTCGAGATCGATCTGGTTGGCGCGCAGTTCCCACGCGCGCTGGTTCGGCGCGCAGGTGGAATAGGTGGAGCCGATGAGGTGGCCCCTGGGTCCGTCGAGTTCGATGCGGTCCGCGCCGCCGTTGCCGCGCCGCTCGGTGAGCTGGTACTGCACGTTCTCGATGCGGTGCTGGTCGGCGTTCTGGTCGCCCTCGGCGCGGTCGGCCAGGATGCGCATGCCGCTGTCCTGGTAGCGCACGTTGCCGATGGCGCTGTACTTGCCGGTTTCGGCGTTGTAGCTGAGCTTGTCGGTGCCGAGGAACTGGTCGCCACGGTTCAGGCGGACATTGTCCTGGACGACGATGTCCTGCTCGCTGCCGGCACGTTCGAGCTGGCCGCCGTCGATGTCGGTGGGTTCGGTGGAACGGCTGGCGATGCCGCCCATGGGCGCGGGCGCGTCCTCGAACCGGGGCACGGCATCGATGATCGGGCACAGATACCAGTCCTCCTCGTCGCCGTCGGCGGCGTGCGCCGGCAGGGCCAGCGCGATGCACAGCGACAACGGAAGCAGTCGGAGGGTTGGGCGCACTCGGGGGACCGTGATCGTCTGCGTTCAGGAAAAACGGGTCGCTAGATTGCCGTATCCCTTGCGAGGGGGCAACGCGAGGTCCATCTTGCGCCCATCGCTGTTCATTTCCGCGTCAAGGCACGAGGGCGAGTGCCGCCGGCGGATGACGATGGCGCGAACGGCGAAGGTCGCGTGCGGTTCGCAGGCCGTGCGGGCTTGGGCGACGCGGGCCGCGAGCGGCGATCAGTCGAGCCCTTCCAGCAGTGCGCCCACATGGGCGACGCTGGCTTCGCGCAACGCCGCCAGGTCATACCCGCCTTCGAGCATCGACACGACGCGCCCGTTGCCATGGCGACGCGCGATGGCCACCAGTTCGCGCGTGATCCAGCCGTAGTCTTCGGTTTCCAGCTCCACCTGCGCGAGCGGGTCGCGCTTGTGCGCGTCGAAGCCGGCGGAAATGAAGAGCAGCTGCGGGCGGAAGGAGTCCAGCGCCGGCAGCAGCTGTTCGCGCCAGACGCGATGGAACCCCTCGCTGCCGCATCCCGGCGGCAACGGTACGTTGACGATGTTGCCCACGCCACGCTCGTTCGCGTACCCGGTGTCGGGATACAGCGGCATCTGGTGCGAGCTCAGGTACATCACGCGCGGGTCGGTGTCGAAGATCGCCTGCGTGCCGTTGCCGTGATGGACATCGAAATCCACCACGGCCACGCGCGACAGTCCGTGCTTGTCGCAGGCATGCGCGGCGGCCACGGCGATGTTGTTGAACAGGCAAAAGCCCATCGCCGCCGACGGCGTGGCGTGGTGACCCGGCGGCCGTACCGCGCAGAAGGCGCGGCGGATCTCGCCGTGCATCACCGCATCCACCGCCGCGATGCCGGCGCCGGCTGCGCGCAGCGCGGCTTCGGCGGAACCGGGAGCGAGCACGGTATCGGGATCCAGCGCCATCGGACCTTCGACCGGCGTGTCCAGGACCAGCGCGAGCAACGCGTCGTCGTGCACGCGCAGCAGCTGCCCGCGACTGGCGCGCGGGGCTTCTTCCCATTCCAGGGATGCGAATGTTTCGCGCAGCGCCTCGGTCACCGCCACCAGGCGCAAGGGACGCTCCGCGTGCCCGGGGCCCGGGTCGTGGCGCGTGCAGGCGGGGTGGGTGTAGATGCGCATGGCGCGCGGCGCGTCAGCCTTTGCGCCGCTCGTGGTTCCACAGCACTTCGCCGTGGCCGCTGGCACGCGCGAGGACGCGCGCCAGCACAAACAGCAGGTCGGACAAGCGATTGAGGTAGCGCACCGCTTCCGGACGCACGTCCTCAACGCGCGCGAGCGACACCGCCTCGCGTTCGGCGCGGCGTACGACCGTCCGCGCGATGTGGCAGCGTGCCGCCGCTTCACCGCCGCCGGGCAGGATGAAATCCTTCAGCGGCGGCAGCGGTTCGTTGAATGCGTCGAGCTGCTGTTCCAGCCGCTCGATGTCCGCGTCGAAAATCGCCGCATGCCCCGGGATGCACAACTCGCCGCCCAGGTCGAACAACTGGTGCTGCACCGTGGTGAGCAGGCGGCGGATGTCATCGGGCACATCGGCGGCCAGCACCAGGCCGATGCAGGAATTGGCCTCGTCCACGGTGCCGTAGGCGGCGACGCGGGCCGAGTCCTTGGCGACGCGGCTGCCGTCGCCAAGCCCCGTCGTGCCGTCGTCGCCGGTGCGGGTGTAGATCTTCGAAAGGCGGTTGCCCATCGGCGCCGCTTACACCGTCTGCGCGCGCAGTGCCGGCACGCGCTGACGCAGCAGGGCGAAGCCGCCGAACAGGATCGCGGCGTAGAACAGCGTGCCCAGCACGGTCCACTGGAAGAACGGCAGCGCCGCGGCGTAGCACGGCATCAGGCCGGTCATGCAGGCCGGATGCGCGTTGACCGGCGTGGCCGTCGCCCACACGGCGAAATTGGTCACCACGAAGAACAGCACCGAGCCCATCAGCGAATAGCCCAGCACGCGCGCGCCGCTCACGCGACCGCGCAGGCCGAAGCCCAGCGCCGCCGACAGGGCGATGCAGACGTAAACCGACAGCCAGGTCACCAGGTAGGTGGAGCTGGTGAAGTGTTCGAAGTACGTACCGCCCAGGGTCAGGCCCAGGATCACGTCCGACAGCAGCATCGCCACCAGCGGGATCGCGATGGCCAACGCGCGCGAGGCGAAGTAGGCGCCGCCGAACAGCGCGACCGCCTCGACCGGCGAGAAGTTCGGCGGATGCGGCAGCAGGCGCGAGAGCGCGGCGATGACGATCATGCCGATCAGCACCAGCGGGCCGGGGGCGAACAGGGAGCTGGAGGCGGGCGTAGCGGGCGAGGTCGAAACTGGACGGTTCATCGGGGCGGAATCTGGGGAAGGTCAGGGCCTTCAGGAACCGTTAGCATAGCGCAATGCCTGTAGCGGCCCCCTCAACTCCGCCCTCCGGCGCGCCCGGAGACACCCCCTCGCGCGACACCGTCCACGACGTTGTGATCGTCGGCGGCGGCCTGGTCGGCGCCAGCCTGGCGATCGCGTTGGAGCGCCTGGGACTCGACGTCGGCCTGGTCGAGGCCACGCCGCCCGGCACGCTGCCGGCGGTGTTCGACGAGCGCAACCTCAGCTTCGCCGAGGCCACCGTCAACGCGCTCACCGCGCTCGGCGTCATGCAGAAGCTGCGTGCGCCGGCCGGTGCGATCCAGCGCATCCACATCAGCCGCCGAGGCGATTTCGGCCGCGGCCTGCTCGACGCCGCGCGTTACGGCCGCAGCGAGTTCGGTCGCGTGGTGGTCGCACGTGATTTCGGCGAAGCGCTGGAAGCCCGGCTCGCGGAAGCGACGACGCTCACACGCTATCGGCCGGTGCGCTTCCTCGGCCTGGCGGACGTATCGGACGAATCGCGCGCGATCCGCGTGGCCGATGCCGACGGCGAACGTTTGCTGCACACGCGCCTGCTCGTCGCCGCCGACGGCACGCGCAGCGCCGTGCGCGAAACGCTGGGCATCGGCGTGGACGAGCACGATTACCTGCAGACGCTGTTCGTCGCGCGCGTGCGCGGCTCGCGACCGCCCGACGGCACCGCCTACGAACGCCTCGGCAACGACGGCCCGACCGCGCTGCTGCCGCGCGGCGACCGCCACTACGGCCTGATCCATGCCGTCGCGCGCGAAGACGCCGACGCCGTGGCCGCGCTGGACGAAGCCGGCTTCCTTGCGCGTGCGCAGGAGGCCTTCGGCTGGCGCGCCGGACGGTTCCTGTCGTGCGGACCGCGCAGCGCGCACGCAGCGATCCGCGTCGTCGCGCATCGCACCGTCGCACCGCGTGCGGTGCTCATCGGCAACGCCGCGCAGACGATTCACCCGATCGGCGCGCAGGGTTTCAACCTCGGCCTGCGCGATGCGCTCACGCTGGCCGAACTCATCGCCGACATGCGCGCGCTGGATGCAAGCGGCGATTGCGGCCATGCCGCGCTGCTCGACGCCTACACCGCGCGCCGCCGCGAAGATCGCGAACGCACGGTGGGATTCTCCGACGGCCTCGCCCGCCTGACCGCGAACGCCGCGCCGCTGCTGCGGCCGCTGCGCAGCCTGGGCTTGTTCGCGGTGGATCGCATCGCCTCGGCGCAGTCCTATCTGGTCGGCGGTGCGATGGGTTATCGCGGCGACGTGCCCGCGTTGTGCCGGGAGAACCGCGCATGAGCCGGCGGGGAAGCGGACTGGACGTGGTGGTGGTCGGCGCCGGCGTGGTCGGCGCGGCGGCCGCGCTCGCGTTCGCGCGTGACGGTTTGCGCGTGGCGCTGGTCGAATCCCGCCAGCCGCCGGCCTGGCAGCCGCTGCCGCCCGACGCCGAACGCATCGACCTGCGTGTGTATGCCTTCGCGCCCGACAACGCGGCGCTGCTCGACGACCTGGGCGTGTGGCGCGAGATCGCATCCGCACGGCTGCAACCGTACCGCGCGATGCGGGTGTGGGACGCGGCCGGTGGCGGTGAACTCGTCTTCGATGCCGACGCCTTCGGCCGTCGCGAGCTGGGCTGGATCGTCGAACACGCGCTGCTCGTCGATCGCCTGTGGGCCGCCTTGCCGGCAGCGGGCGTGCAGTTGCACTGCCCGGACAGCGTCGTCGCGCTCGAGCAGGACGACAGCGGTGCGACCGTCGTGCTCGAAAGTGGGCTCTCGCTGCGTGCGCGGATCGTGGTCGCCGCCGACGGCGCCGAATCGAAGCTTCGTTCGCTTGCCGGTATCCAGGCGCCGCGCCGCGATTACGGCCAGCGCGGGCTGGTTGCGTTCGTCGAAAGCGAGCTGCCGCACCAGGCCACCTGCTGGCAGCGTTTCCTGCCGACGGGGCCGCTGGCGTTCCTGCCGTTCGGCGAGCCCAATCTCAGCTCGATCGTGTGGACGCTGCCCGACGTCGAGGCGCAGCGTTTGCTGGAGATCGACGACACGACGTTCCTGCGCGAACTCCAGTCCGCGTTCGCTGGCACGCTGGGAGCACTGACGCGCGTGTCCCGCCGCGCCGCATTCCCGTTGCGTTTGCAGTTGGCGCAGTCGCTCGTCGCCGGACGCCTTGTCGTGGTCGGCGACGCCGCGCATGCGGTGCATCCGCTGGCGGGGCAGGGTGTGAACCTGGGATTGCGCGACGTGGCGACGCTGCGGCGCACGCTGGCCGATGCGCAGCGAGCCGGGCGCGATCCGGCCGCGCGCCTGTCACGCTGGGCGCGGCAGCAGCGCAGCGAGAATGCGATGTCGGCGTATGCCTTCGACGGCATCAACCGTCTGTTCTCCAACGATTCGGTCGCGGCCACGCTGCTGCGCGGGCCGCTG encodes:
- the lptD gene encoding LPS assembly protein LptD, producing MRPTLRLLPLSLCIALALPAHAADGDEEDWYLCPIIDAVPRFEDAPAPMGGIASRSTEPTDIDGGQLERAGSEQDIVVQDNVRLNRGDQFLGTDKLSYNAETGKYSAIGNVRYQDSGMRILADRAEGDQNADQHRIENVQYQLTERRGNGGADRIELDGPRGHLIGSTYSTCAPNQRAWELRANQIDLDTAEGMGVAKNATVRIGRVPVLYVPWFTFPIDDRRRTGLLYPQLALSGRNGFDYRQPVYLNLAPNYDATLYPRWMSDRGGLIGAEFRWLYEKGKGEVYGNWMPSDDLPRNEPDRYLNPEFGNPSSSLPDKNRGQFALYATHNINSAWYASTNLGWVSDTHYFEDFSSSLYGISMYSIRSDAGVYGRGRYWSASVMADHYQLADYTLSDFNLPFDRLPRASLSWAQPVMPWLQAGVDAEGVRFAHTEFLGGNRLDVKPFVSLPLEGASWYIRPKLAWRYTAYQLEGSAVDRATEYSQRVLGSNAPPTPELVQQFSDRNLTRSLPITSVDAGMYFDRNTEFRGTSYLHTLEPRLYYLNIPYRNQDNFPVFDTGSMTFSWGQLFRDNRYTGADRQMDANQLTAALTTRFISEEDGRERLAASIGQIQYFDDSRVTLPNQATIESGKSAWVADASVTPNDRWNLGATYIWNPKYRGEDFVSARVRYLFPRGGIVNVGYRYRRNAAFREGIDPPSSRDQLEQADFSFLYPINETWSLVGRYYYSILDRKELETIAGVQWESCCLAARLVGRRYIRNRDSELDTRIMFEFELKGLGSAGQNTERALRRGILGYDRDDLYLVPPTSTQRLNNGGGQVETTPDPTL
- a CDS encoding histone deacetylase family protein, whose translation is MRIYTHPACTRHDPGPGHAERPLRLVAVTEALRETFASLEWEEAPRASRGQLLRVHDDALLALVLDTPVEGPMALDPDTVLAPGSAEAALRAAGAGIAAVDAVMHGEIRRAFCAVRPPGHHATPSAAMGFCLFNNIAVAAAHACDKHGLSRVAVVDFDVHHGNGTQAIFDTDPRVMYLSSHQMPLYPDTGYANERGVGNIVNVPLPPGCGSEGFHRVWREQLLPALDSFRPQLLFISAGFDAHKRDPLAQVELETEDYGWITRELVAIARRHGNGRVVSMLEGGYDLAALREASVAHVGALLEGLD
- a CDS encoding cob(I)yrinic acid a,c-diamide adenosyltransferase gives rise to the protein MGNRLSKIYTRTGDDGTTGLGDGSRVAKDSARVAAYGTVDEANSCIGLVLAADVPDDIRRLLTTVQHQLFDLGGELCIPGHAAIFDADIERLEQQLDAFNEPLPPLKDFILPGGGEAAARCHIARTVVRRAEREAVSLARVEDVRPEAVRYLNRLSDLLFVLARVLARASGHGEVLWNHERRKG
- a CDS encoding DUF6580 family putative transport protein, with the translated sequence MNRPVSTSPATPASSSLFAPGPLVLIGMIVIAALSRLLPHPPNFSPVEAVALFGGAYFASRALAIAIPLVAMLLSDVILGLTLGGTYFEHFTSSTYLVTWLSVYVCIALSAALGFGLRGRVSGARVLGYSLMGSVLFFVVTNFAVWATATPVNAHPACMTGLMPCYAAALPFFQWTVLGTLFYAAILFGGFALLRQRVPALRAQTV
- the ubiH gene encoding 2-octaprenyl-6-methoxyphenyl hydroxylase — protein: MPVAAPSTPPSGAPGDTPSRDTVHDVVIVGGGLVGASLAIALERLGLDVGLVEATPPGTLPAVFDERNLSFAEATVNALTALGVMQKLRAPAGAIQRIHISRRGDFGRGLLDAARYGRSEFGRVVVARDFGEALEARLAEATTLTRYRPVRFLGLADVSDESRAIRVADADGERLLHTRLLVAADGTRSAVRETLGIGVDEHDYLQTLFVARVRGSRPPDGTAYERLGNDGPTALLPRGDRHYGLIHAVAREDADAVAALDEAGFLARAQEAFGWRAGRFLSCGPRSAHAAIRVVAHRTVAPRAVLIGNAAQTIHPIGAQGFNLGLRDALTLAELIADMRALDASGDCGHAALLDAYTARRREDRERTVGFSDGLARLTANAAPLLRPLRSLGLFAVDRIASAQSYLVGGAMGYRGDVPALCRENRA
- a CDS encoding FAD-dependent oxidoreductase, with translation MSRRGSGLDVVVVGAGVVGAAAALAFARDGLRVALVESRQPPAWQPLPPDAERIDLRVYAFAPDNAALLDDLGVWREIASARLQPYRAMRVWDAAGGGELVFDADAFGRRELGWIVEHALLVDRLWAALPAAGVQLHCPDSVVALEQDDSGATVVLESGLSLRARIVVAADGAESKLRSLAGIQAPRRDYGQRGLVAFVESELPHQATCWQRFLPTGPLAFLPFGEPNLSSIVWTLPDVEAQRLLEIDDTTFLRELQSAFAGTLGALTRVSRRAAFPLRLQLAQSLVAGRLVVVGDAAHAVHPLAGQGVNLGLRDVATLRRTLADAQRAGRDPAARLSRWARQQRSENAMSAYAFDGINRLFSNDSVAATLLRGPLLGLAGKLPPLTHAFWRHAAGQ